A region of the Thamnophis elegans isolate rThaEle1 chromosome 1, rThaEle1.pri, whole genome shotgun sequence genome:
gttagttcatcagttggttcagtgataactggttctagtggtggtggtgttatttcctccccaagagcttcttctgggagttctactataatgtcttaagttgtgtcttgaatatcagttatttccgcttgtgatattgtttttttggttttgtaatttgcctgaatttcctcaagttcaacttcactaaacactttattccgtaaaATAAAtctcctttgatctgctagtcgttgttcactaacatctgaatctggatattgttctttccataattcatacattcactttaaataacctcatttttctggctctgagttgtagtaacaggccattatggcacggttttcatctgcactatatttttgtcgttttgttggctggtccacttgtagcccacttgtcgacggatgtccagggaccccaacatctgccgcggcccttgttaacccgcgcaatgactgatgcggtataaaatttttattcgtttctttcaccatattgtatgggttggctgggtttttttatggggccagttgccaacctgaccccaaccctcctcctttctcatccaggcttgggaccggcaatggcagagttgttgttgttgttgttgttgttgttgttattattattattattattattattccaggcAAGCATGTTGCTAAAGTTAAAAATACACCGGGGAAGTTATTCCTTCTACCTGGCTATTTTGCCTTGCCAAGTCAACAGAGATGCAACACATCACATGTGAACACAATCACTGTTCTCCACCAGCCATGATAATGTGGTTATTGAGCCATAGtggaaaaaacaaatataacccacaatagaggaatggttggtgaaaatGATGGTATTTGCAGACAAGGATAAATTGATttccttgattagagaaaagactggactgaTTGGAAACCCCTTAGAGACTTtttcatgaaagagaaaaaatgtatttgtaactagactttttgatgattagaaaaaaaattagataataGAAAAATGATCATTTTTGTAATCACAGATAATTTTGGAATTATATTATTAGTATTTGATGCTAAGAATGTAGGAAGGTTTTGTTTATTTTGGTCTTTTTTCTGCctttatctttttctttgttaCCTTTACTCTGCATTAGTACTTCTGATACTCAGTTATTTTCTCCAATAGAATAACATCCTTTATATACATTAAATATTGATATATTAAATAATGTAAGCTATGTTGTCCATCAATACATTATTTCcttcttgtttttccccccaaattttctttttcttataaaagaaaGCTTATAAGAGAACTATTTCCCCAGTTTATTCATAAATGGAAAATGCTTGTGTTTTGcataattcaattttatttccaGTTCTCTCATGGTTAACATGGAGAAGTGTTACTATAAATCTTAATTTCTTGACAGATTTAGGTTCCCTAggaaattctttatttttatttcatccaAAATATTATGGGATTCCTCTTGCCCCTTCTGAAATTCAGAATTATATTGTGCCAACTAACTGGACCTGCCACACTCACAACTGATTATAATCCCATTGATTGAAGCACCTGTCACATTTCCCCCTGAAATGAATTGCTAAGAATTGAACTAAGGACTTGAAAAGCCAATATCTAATATAGGGGAATTGGCATCTAGAAGAGATAATGggaaacagctttttaaaaaagattaaatctGAGAATAGCATAGCTCatctggagggggaagggggcAGAAGCCGTCTCCGCATCCAAAATTACTATTACAGCATAGAAGCGACCTGCTCTCCACAGCCTCATAGATGCGCgtcctcttgtttttctttctggcaATTCCGAGGGGTTGAAAACGGTCGCTTCAAGTGCGGACACTTGGTTActttgggagaaagagagaagcggGAGAAATGGGGCGTGCATAAGCTCACCATTGTGccaaccgtccctgtcctactgaccCATTTACAAgttctctttttatgtgtttatggctatgtttcgcttacttatatccatttatttgtgctattttttcatgtgttcTCATACTTGTTTCTTTGTActttttgacaaataaataaataaatgccgaGGGATGGGTTTGATTTCAGCGATTTGTTTTAGCCTGGGAATAACAGGACTTTATAAACTTGGAGAGTTTCCCTCTCATCTCTGAAAAAGCAGAAGGTTCGTGGTCCCAAATTTTTATTTGTTGCAACACTTAAAGGGGCAAAAAAGGAGCCCCGCCCTCCAATTGTTCCTGTTCTATTACTTTCGTTTCCCCAGAGTCTTTGGTGTTTCTTGTCTTGAGCGGTCGCCGTGAGTATATTCTGattacttgtttaaaaaaaatagcatggaATAAATATGTCGACCCTCCCGTGCCTGCCGCTTCTCCCCCGCACCCAACCACTCGCGGTCTTCTCAGCCACGCAGCCCCCGCAGGCCTTGTAGACGGGAGGATTTCAGGGCAGAATTAGCGGACAAGGAAGAGTTTGCAATCAATCTTGCCCTGATGGAAGTGCCCAATACGCACAAAGGCGCCATATAAATGTACAGAGATTCAATATTTGAAGTTCATCGTTCAAAGAGGAGggtggatgggtcagtttttgcTTCACGTTGACTTCCAATTAATACAGCTCAAGAAGGAAGAAGCTTCCTCTTAAGGTCTGTACAAATCCTAACTAGTGGGATTAATTCTGACCCTTTGATCAGAGTTTTCAAAACCCGGAGTGTTACTAGATGTAGGACTTCACTTTTTTCTGGGGTTGTTTTGTTAGGAAACCCAGGCTGAGGGTTCTGATAAGAAACCTCACCTCATCCGTGAAGCAAAGGTGGGATACAGATCCCTGCTCTTGTGTCCTTCACAGTAACTTATGTCCAAATCGTATGACCTTCCTGGAAAATGGCAATCAATATGATCATCCATGCCTGATGCCTTTAGATCCATCTCCCAGTAACAGGACAGGAGGGCAGGTAAATAAAACCTTGTCCGAATGGAAATGCCATTTAGCTGGGGGATCTGAGGTGATGCTAAGATCAGAAAAAAAGACGTTTTGCATTGAAAAATTTTATGTTCTCCATGTTCTGATTAAGTTTTTCTCAATTGATCTCCATGGAGATTCAaaatcctccaggtcatggttgtcccaaagatgcttttcaaaaggcaactggactttcttggtttttttccttgaaaacatttcaattctcaagcaagaagcttctttggttctggCTGAAAGGTGGGGAAAGGACGGACTTCTATCCCTGAGAAAGTTGTATGTTTTTACTATCCTGTTCCCTGAAGACTTCTGGAAATCTTCAGTTTTACTGCAAGCAAATATTATCTCATAAAGTGACATTAAGGAGAAGGGTCAGAATTTGCCTTCTTGATGTTAAGACATTAACTTTTCCTCACTTGTTTGTTTTCAGGTAACTTAGCTGTGGCATCACTTCCAGCAAGAATGGCCAGTGGGACTGCAGTTTTCATCCCCTCTAATGAAGCAAACATAATCCAAACAGCTCCTGGATTGCCCAATGTTGCTCTTCAGGCATCTGGAGCAACTCCATATTCCCAGTATGGAGCTCAGCAACTTGGAATTCCCACCAATGCTCTTCAACAAGTCCCACAAAAGGGTCCTTTGGAGAGATTCCTCAAGGCTGAGCCCAAAGTGCTTGGGGTAGGCATGTGTCGCTATGTCCTTGTTTGAATCCATTAAGGTTTTAGAGCTATGTAGAGACCTGAGAGTCCCATGTTGATATTCTGGAACTTGGCTTGGCTGTTGTCTGGTTCTGGAATATACTCCAGAAACCTCTGTTCTTCCTGGCGGTTTCATTTGTGTTTCTGCAAAACGTTCTGACTCTGATATGAATTTCTTTTGCTTTGCTCTTTAACTGAGAAAGTGGAGCTCAGCCAAGGTTTCAGCCAGATCtcattttctcccttccctttgagAAGTGCAACTGTTGGGCATTTCTCCAGAAGAAACTGGACATGGATTGGCTGCAGCCCAAGCCGGTTGAAGTCACTTTATGCTTATGATCATGATCAACTTCCTCCTGCAGAGGAGTCTGTAGTGAGCGGTGATATTTTTTCTCTCAAAGGCCCATCTTGGTAGTCATAGAGATCTTTTTCCTGGCAAAAGCAGTCCCACTGAGGGTCAAACTCGATCATAATCTGGAGTAAATGTCTGGTACATAATGACAACTGTGTCTCAAACTGTCCCTTCTCCCCATTTGGATTTTTCACCATAGTAAACCAGGCCTTGGGTCAAAACCTGCCTTGGAAGCTTAGAAGCCCCAACACCTTCGAAGGACCTTTCAAAGACGGATACAAGTGATGCCTTTCCTGGGGTGCCcacaaattagatttttttttcagattcagtGAACAAAGTTGTCTTACTTTGTGTGTTTTCCTTCCGCAGGCTGCCAAATATTGATTGGGCTGATCCACATCGGCTTTGGCGCTGTCTTGCTTCTTTCAAATTATCCTGAATTTCACTCACTCTCTGCAATTGGAGGTTACCCCTTTTGGGGAGGGATATTTGTAAGTATGTGCACATTTTTATGGAGTCATGGTCCATGGTAGTAATGGCTAATGGATACTTATAAAAGTCCTGTTTGCATTGGAGCCTATCTGGCTTCTCATGGGTGCCAGATTTTTCTGACAATTTCCCCCTTTTATTTTCAGTGGAccacaattgtttttctttttccttttccatagTTTATTTCTTCTGGATCACTTTGTGTATCAGCTGCAAACAGTCCAAATCATGCTTTGGTGAGAAAGTTTAGCATTTGAATGACTTTTATGCTATTTCTTTGTAAGCACTCTAGTCCTTTACAGTATATTGTCTATTGTCTTCAGATACTGCTCAGTTTTAAACcaacatttaggaaagaaaagcaaactcaaaatccccctcccccttccttctttgctCAACTATTGCTTCCAAGTTTTGCTTCCATCGAAATTTCTATGTCAACAGTATATGATATTCAACCATCCAACATTTTAGCCTCTTCTGGTTCCCGTTTTATGATCCAGATGGTTGGtggcaatatgccaactctgtaaaccccttagagagggctgtaaagccctgtgaagtggtatatcagcctaaatgctattgctattgctagtcctgAGCAGAGGTGTTTTCTTGCGTGCTCTGGTCTTGAAGCTGACCTCAAAACAtcattattcctcctcctccttcttttcctcctcctcctcctcccccttctcctcctcctcctcctcgacaGAGGATCCTGTTCCAGAAGTGTTCCTAACCGAAAGCAACATTAAAAAGAAGCCCTGTGTATTAGGAGTAAAAGTATGGAACTAGAGTGGGAATCACATGGGAATCAAAGGAAAGAGAGAGCTATTGGTAGCCCTCCTACAAAGAGCTTGCATTCTTGTCCCCTGTGACCTCTTTGATTTAAAGAATATTCATAGCAACATAGACATGTTTTTGTCtgttaaaggaagaaaatatagattcaaaagaagaaacaaaaccatCTTGAGAGAAAAATACTACGTTCCCGAAAGGGGAGAACTGAAAAgagccatttttaaatttttagtatTCTCCCTATTGGTTCCAAGAGTTTCTCCATCCCCATCTCTCTAGTAGCCTCTCTGTAATGTTTTATAGTTAAAAGAGCATTTAACATTAACATTTAATGCTTAGAGTATCTCATGTCTTACAATAAATTGTGTGGGATTTCTTTAAGCAAAGTGTTAAGGGGTGAAAAAAATTGTACCATTTTTCCTGTTGCTTTTAACCACCTGGTCTTCAATGGAGACTGAcatccagaaagaaggaggaggaatttgAGAGTTTTAGAAAACCCTTCCAATGGACTTGAGGGCTTTGCATTTCCACTGTGGGAAAATGTGTTCTTTGGTACTCCTGATCTTAGTGGATACTATCTGGTTCCTCCACTGACTGGCTATGTGTCATTAAATACCCACATAGAATTTCTTTGTCACTGTTTTTACCATAGTTGGGGAATTGTTTATATGCTTTGCATTTAATAAGACTTATTCTGACACTGTAATTTCTCTCCTTCTGGTGTATTTCTGTTTCAGGTGAAATCCAGTGCAGGGATGAACATCACAAGTGCTATAATGTCATTAGCTGGTATCTTCCTGTACATATCCGATCTGATAATATATTCTCAGAGATATAGCCATCAATATCCCACATACATCAGAGAATATACCACTGACCGTTTATCCGTAAGTAAACCAATCTTGCCTTACATTTTGGCTTCATGTGCAGAATCGAGAAGGAGATTAGATATGCAGCCGAGATATTTCATGCCCTTTGACTTTTCTTTGAAACTTTTCCTTTAATAAGTCTCAGTCCCAAAGAGATGTGTTCtatttcatttgaattttttacatatacatatatgtgttagATACGGGCAAGCAACCTTATGGTCATCAAGGTGCAAAGTGCTTAGAAACctatagatttctttttcttctccagttTCTGTCTTTTTGGTGGGGaggggaacatttttttttaaagtggtaaATATGTTTTAGACATACCTTCTGACTATGTCTCTGTACAGTGTAAACATTTGGCTGTAGGGCTTGGGTGCTCACACAAAGCAAAAGAATGCTTGAGAATTCTATATCGCATAGAATGCAGCTGTACATGTTGAAAtctataccatgttttcctgccACCCCCACATCCTCATCCCTTCTTTGCATTTGCCACCCAGTTTTAGAAAACTGAAATTTAGGTAAGTCCTGAAGTGTGGACAGTTTAGAACCACACCAGTACCTGGGATCAGTGGCTTGAATTTTTAGTATTTTGTAAAGTCTTTTGCTTTCTTCTCAGAGTTAAATCATAAAAGTATCACACCCAGGGCTTTTCTCCTTTCCAGCCTGAGAGATGATTGGAAAGAAGTTGGGTAAAGAACATATATCTTGCTGCATCCTTATTGAGGAGGCAAAACAATATACATTAGACTGGCTGAATCTAAATCACGTTGCTGCCCTTAACCATATTCTCTTGATGCCAATTTTCCCATGAGATTTTCTTTACCTTATCCCCATCCCATGAGTAAGATATACACCTGATGTGAGTAAGTCATCGTTAGCTGTACTAGTATAAAACTAGTCTTTTCCTCTGCTCTTATTCTGATCCCATCCAACAAAAGCCTCAAGATGTATAAAATCCATTTCCCTTCACCCATAATCTTGGAGATAAAGTCAGGTGGCCAAGAGTGGATTTGTTAGGACAGTGGGGAG
Encoded here:
- the LOC116520696 gene encoding membrane-spanning 4-domains subfamily A member 15-like — encoded protein: MASGTAVFIPSNEANIIQTAPGLPNVALQASGATPYSQYGAQQLGIPTNALQQVPQKGPLERFLKAEPKVLGVGMCCQILIGLIHIGFGAVLLLSNYPEFHSLSAIGGYPFWGGIFFISSGSLCVSAANSPNHALVKSSAGMNITSAIMSLAGIFLYISDLIIYSQRYSHQYPTYIREYTTDRLSSVGCGLSSVLLLFSMLEFCITVSLAHFGCQAACCIDAQRTVMFMPYQLIGGGAVAAEPNHPPAPPTYDNVVTESQ